CTCAGGGTTGAGCTCCACGAAGCGCCGCCAGGTGTGGTCGCTGATGCTCAGGAAGAGATCCACCCGGCGCAGGAGCCGGCGCGTGAGCCAATCCGGAGGCCGCCAGGCCTCGATCCCGCTGAGCACCAGGACGACGCGCGCGGCTCTGGCCCGCAGGAGCGGCAGCAGCCGGAGCAGCGACAGATGCCAGACGAGCACGACCCGAGCCGGCCATCTCCGGCCGAGGATGGTGACGAGTGCACCGAGCTTGGATCGGGCGGTAGTGATCTGGCCGTCTGTGGGGGCAGCGCTGGAACGACGGCCGTACTCGAAGGCCATGAGGCGATCAGGCAAACCCTCGTACCGTGCTCGGAGGCCCGCCCACGCCAGCCCGGCCGCGGTCTGTACGCCCCCGGCGGCCGGGTCCAACCCCGGGAACATGCATACCATCTCGGAAAGATGAGAGCGCGATACTGACGCGGAAGCCGCCACCGGACTGGAGGCTGGGGTTACGGGCCTCACGAGGGCGCACCGGCTCGGGCGGGAGTCCCGACTACTGCCCTGTATGCTCGCGCGATCCCCTCAGCCGCCCGTTCGATGGTGTAGCCTCCCACCTTCTCACGGCACTGCGCGCGGACGTCTGCTCGCCCGACGAGCCGCATGGCTCGGCCGAGCGCGGCAGCCAAACTCTTCACTGAGCCGGTATCGAACACTTCACCGGTCGTCCCGGGGTCAATCAGGTCGGGAACGCAACCGACCGCCGCCGATAGCACGCACGGAAGCCCATGCTGGAGCGCCTCGTTCACGACGAGGCCCCATGTTTCCCCCTGCAGACTCGGCAGGACCAGGACGTCGGCCGCGTGATAATACCGGCTGAGCTCGCTTTGGTTGCGGAATCCCAGGAGCCGGACTTCGGTGCGCGGCGTATCCTGGGCCAGCGCTCTGAGAGACTCCCGCATAGGGCCGTCGCCTAGAAAAACCACGATGATGCGCCCGCACACGGACGCACACGATTCCTTCACCGCCCGGAGCAAGAGGTCAGGCCCCTTGCGAGCACTCAACTTCCCGGAAAAAAGAAGTACGGAGTCCCGCTCGTCCACGCCGAGATCAGTGCGTCCGGCCGAGCGAAGCTCGGCACGAGCGGCATCGTTCCACCGAAATGTCGAAGCATCCACACAGTACGGGGAGAATATGAGCTTCTCCTCAGCACAGCCGAGCCGCCTGAAGTGCTCGTACGAGCGCCGGCCCAGATAGAGAAGTCGGGCACATCCACGATAGAAGCGCCGGAGCATCCAGTCTCGCGCGATCCGCTTGGCCAGTCCGCGGCGCCAGGCATGATCCGTTGTCTCTCCCCTGAAGAGCACCGGCACGCCCATGTGCCACGCACAGGACGCAGCGACCCGGTAGAACCGCGGGCTATACCCGACGACTAGGACAGCGCGGGGCCGGATTTCCGCGAGCGCGATTTTCACCCGGCGCGTGGTTCGCCAGTCGGGAAGCGCCTCTTGGCTGTTGCGGAGCCGCGAGGACAGGAAAACCGACCGGTAACCGGAGAGCAGATCGGTATCCCACGTGACGGAGACGCCGAACTCGCTGTCTCGGTAGCCG
This region of Candidatus Methylomirabilota bacterium genomic DNA includes:
- a CDS encoding glycosyltransferase family 4 protein; this translates as MLAVIDTHPVQYRAPVYRALEHRFGLQVTAVYGSDASLVGYRDSEFGVSVTWDTDLLSGYRSVFLSSRLRNSQEALPDWRTTRRVKIALAEIRPRAVLVVGYSPRFYRVAASCAWHMGVPVLFRGETTDHAWRRGLAKRIARDWMLRRFYRGCARLLYLGRRSYEHFRRLGCAEEKLIFSPYCVDASTFRWNDAARAELRSAGRTDLGVDERDSVLLFSGKLSARKGPDLLLRAVKESCASVCGRIIVVFLGDGPMRESLRALAQDTPRTEVRLLGFRNQSELSRYYHAADVLVLPSLQGETWGLVVNEALQHGLPCVLSAAVGCVPDLIDPGTTGEVFDTGSVKSLAAALGRAMRLVGRADVRAQCREKVGGYTIERAAEGIARAYRAVVGTPARAGAPS